The following are encoded in a window of Coregonus clupeaformis isolate EN_2021a unplaced genomic scaffold, ASM2061545v1 scaf0180, whole genome shotgun sequence genomic DNA:
- the LOC121573303 gene encoding ras-related and estrogen-regulated growth inhibitor-like: MLNLMTNLINNIQMDKETMSTHFGLSRTLKRTGSLSSRTVRIVILGQAAVGKTAMAVRFITRRFIGEYDPTLETIYRHEMSIGGDVVHFEILDTAGQEEDALLIEEKIKWGDGFVIVYSVTDRCSFDEVMRLCFLVNHIHSSSGARKCSPEPPPIVIVANKKDLEFDRMVSTEDGEGLSQGLKLPFHEISVRDGWEETAGVFNVLYGDVIHQLDTSPASYRRRAVSKLMEKIPRINSNPPGTPGRSFSFSSFRDFLPD, encoded by the exons atGTTGAATTTGATGACAAATTTAATTAACAACATCCAAATGGATAAAGAAACCATGTCCACCCATTTTGGTctatcaagaactttgaaaaggACAGGCAGTTTGTCTTCGAGAACGGTCAGAATAGTGATACTGGGCCAAGCGGCTGTTGGCAAAACTG CAATGGCTGTGCGATTTATCACTAGAAGATTCATTGGCGAGTATGACCCAACACTCG AGACCATATACAGACATGAAATGTCTATTGGTGGTGATGTGGTGCACTTTGAAATACTGGACACAGCAGGACAA GAGGAAGATGCCCTGCTAATCGAAGAGAAGATCAAGTGGGGAGATGGATTTGTCATTGTGTACTCTGTAACAGACAGGTGTAGCTTTGACGAGGTCATGCGCCTCTGTTTCCTCGTCAATCACATCCACTCCTCTTCAGGCGCCCGCAAGTGCAGCCCTGAGCCTCCACCCATAGTTATTGTGGCCAACAAGAAGGACCTTGAGTTTGACCGCATGGTGAGCACTGAGGATGGAGAGGGCCTGTCACAGGGCCTAAAACTGCCCTTCCATGAGATTTCAGTGCGTGACGGATGGGAAGAGACAGCGGGCGTCTTTAATGTTCTTTATGGAGATGTGATCCATCAACTTGACACTTCCCCAGCCTCATACCGCAGGAGAGCAGTCTCCAAGCTGATGGAGAAGATCCCCAGGATCAACTCCAATCCTCCTGGCACCCCTGGCCgcagcttcagcttcagctcattCAGGGACTTCCTGCCTGACTGA
- the LOC121573302 gene encoding 39S ribosomal protein L21, mitochondrial isoform X2, producing MALTFRNGYLEMLRTCWRLQAHHVKIPFLNEMGLLCPALARHQSSQSIKLPSSYVPQTSLSRPLWPEVSYITPEEEEKQHKVVVENVNTLLAKEDYGRLFAVVHFASRQWKVTNEDLILIENHIGAECGDRITLEKVLLVGGEEFTLVGRPLLGCDLVRVEATVIEKTESWPKVHMRFWKRHRYQKKRIIVQPQTVLRINTIEVAPRLT from the exons ATGGCGCTGACTTTCAGGAATGGATATCTGGAGATGCTGAGAACGTGTTGGAGATTACAAGCACATCATGTTAAGATTCCTTTTCTTAATGAAATGG GACTTCTGTGTCCTGCCCTAGCACGTCACCAAAGTTCTCAGAGCATCAAATTACCATCAAG TTATGTACCACAGACGTCCTTATCCAGACCCTTGTGGCCAGAAGTGTCCTATATCACCCctgaagaagaggagaagcagcACAAAG TGGTTGTAGAAAATGTGAACACTCTTCTTGCAAAGGAAGACTATGGAAGACTTTTTGCAGTTGTCCATTTTGCAAGTCGACAGTGGAAAGTGACAAATGAAGACCTGATCTTAATTGAAAACCACATTGGTGCTGAATGTGGTGACCGGATTACTCTTGAGAAG GTGCTGCTGGTTGGTGGAGAAGAGTTCACACTGGTTGGGAGGCCCCTACTCGG TTGTGATTTGGTCAGAGTAGAGGCAACTGTCATTGAGAAGACTGAATCCTGGCCAAAAGTTCATATGCGGTTCTGGAAAAGACACAGATACCAGAAGAAAAGAA TTATTGTGCAACCACAGACAGTGCTTCGGATCAACACAATTGAAGTTGCTCCCAGATTGACATGA
- the LOC123483998 gene encoding putative nuclease HARBI1, with protein MAALALLEDIFNGQIRRERVFRDHGDFLAHDDDWLISRFRFPRAILLELCAELGPNLERETVRSHALPVPLQVLTTLGFLATGSFQRELADRSGISQSCLSRAMPPVWDGIIRLSTRYITFPYDAGDQPNIKAQFAAIAGFPNVIGAIDCTHIAIKAPSEDDFAYVNRKHFHSINVQIICDAQMRLTNIVARWPGSTHDSYILTNSMVGMRLQAGRVRDGWLLGDSGYPLKTWLLTPLTNPQTDRERRYNDAHSRTRSVVERAIGQLKCRWRCLDRTGGCCYTALTRFAASYWPVECCTMSRTGMAYPLVRWGHRQMTLTQDQYMCSTINKPFRPVNV; from the exons ATGGCAGCTTTGGCTTTATTAGAAGACATTTTCAATGGACAAATCCGGAGAGAACGAGTTTTTAGGGACCACGGTGATTTTCTGGCCCACGACGATGACTGGCTCATCAGCCGTTTCAGATTTCCAAGGGCTATACTCTTGGAGCTCTGCGCTGAGTTGGGTCCGAATTtggaaagagagacagtgaggagccACGCATTACCCGTTCCTTTACAGGTGCTTACTACACTTGGTTTCCTAGCAACCGGTTCTTTCCAAAGAGAACTGGCAGACCGCTCAGGAATAAGCCAGTCGTGTTTGAGCCGTGCAATGCCACCTGTATGGGACGGCATCATCCGCTTGTCTACCAGGTATATAACGTTCCCATACGATGCAGGTGACCAGCCAAACATCAAAGCGCAATTTGCAGCGATAGCCGGTTTTCCTAATGTAATCGGAGCGATCGACTGCACACATATTGCTATAAAGGCGCCATCTGAAGACGATTTTGCATATGTGAATCGGAAACATTTCcattcaataaatgtgcagattATATGTGATGCACAAATGCGCCTAACAAATATTGTGGCAAGGTGGCCTGGGTCAACCCATGATTCATATATCCTTACAAACAGCATGGTTGGGATGAGACTCCAAGCTGGCAGGGTGCGCGATGGGTGGCTACTTG GAGACAGTGGTTATCCACTAAAGACGTGGCTGTTAACCCCCCTCACCAACCCACAAACTGACCGAGAGCGCAGATACAATGATGCCCATTCCCGCACTCGGTCAGTTGTGGAGCGGGCGATTGGGCAGCTGAAATGTCGGTGGCGCTGCCTTGACAGGACCGGGGGATGCTGTTATACCGCCCTGACAAGGTTTGCCGCATCATACTGGCCTGTGGAGTGCTGCACAATGTCGCGCACAGGCATGGCATACCCCTTGGTGAGGTGGGGGCACCGCCAGATGACCCTGACCCAGGACCAGTATATGTGCAGCACAATCAACAAGCCATTCAGGCCCGTCAACGTGTAA
- the LOC121573302 gene encoding 39S ribosomal protein L21, mitochondrial isoform X1 — protein MALTFRNGYLEMLRTCWRLQAHHVKIPFLNEMGLLCPALARHQSSQSIKLPSSSYVPQTSLSRPLWPEVSYITPEEEEKQHKVVVENVNTLLAKEDYGRLFAVVHFASRQWKVTNEDLILIENHIGAECGDRITLEKVLLVGGEEFTLVGRPLLGCDLVRVEATVIEKTESWPKVHMRFWKRHRYQKKRIIVQPQTVLRINTIEVAPRLT, from the exons ATGGCGCTGACTTTCAGGAATGGATATCTGGAGATGCTGAGAACGTGTTGGAGATTACAAGCACATCATGTTAAGATTCCTTTTCTTAATGAAATGG GACTTCTGTGTCCTGCCCTAGCACGTCACCAAAGTTCTCAGAGCATCAAATTACCATCAAG CAGTTATGTACCACAGACGTCCTTATCCAGACCCTTGTGGCCAGAAGTGTCCTATATCACCCctgaagaagaggagaagcagcACAAAG TGGTTGTAGAAAATGTGAACACTCTTCTTGCAAAGGAAGACTATGGAAGACTTTTTGCAGTTGTCCATTTTGCAAGTCGACAGTGGAAAGTGACAAATGAAGACCTGATCTTAATTGAAAACCACATTGGTGCTGAATGTGGTGACCGGATTACTCTTGAGAAG GTGCTGCTGGTTGGTGGAGAAGAGTTCACACTGGTTGGGAGGCCCCTACTCGG TTGTGATTTGGTCAGAGTAGAGGCAACTGTCATTGAGAAGACTGAATCCTGGCCAAAAGTTCATATGCGGTTCTGGAAAAGACACAGATACCAGAAGAAAAGAA TTATTGTGCAACCACAGACAGTGCTTCGGATCAACACAATTGAAGTTGCTCCCAGATTGACATGA